Proteins from a genomic interval of Toxoplasma gondii ME49 chromosome Ia, whole genome shotgun sequence:
- a CDS encoding 3'5'-cyclic nucleotide phosphodiesterase domain-containing protein (encoded by transcript TGME49_293000) has product MAELPPRRRRSSLIRLEENCDSLSGFGTRPSRTAPVHAVSPRASPLREEAAVSPTKNRDQEGLSPLQVSPSTNRVLNTLWDPAGRETEPFGDLVEKGRTRREREEQDRRQSEGERRPYSTGRKTPEDGGDGCYTAHAGYSPGSLFASPGLPFYNEREQETRRRASRRIGAAGVDAQFYGSIGQQLRALQVACDRQKAEALRAPVEVACSAEASMISFGRSVAGTLSAALGCPLVFVCAYDKETDELYCCFTSLPLGLLCPPSSPDCARSRSPASGGALALGVDSEETAPAGAARRDVETLVSRESSLQTSSRVSSPLRLPPSHLARVPSETAAECISSHDHDSSVGVFAGAYPQLSPALVSVPPGPSAYLSSLPAQLRLASARQMGLVSSTRRDSMHVGASRLAAAHAPAETERMQELLEAPTWEAKRENAEGEEKRTDPEAVETEEVTNTGDEEANRGHEKTRGVLNRVKDKWKAQKETKKEGASGRPDNRQLHAMEGGTTKAALSCVWPARKEKQRSASELQQRGSMSSVDLEDAEADGGTYEGRQHTETGAEEEGSVLCGRLDSAEEVLVHQLHQFLRWRFVDDRRASNTASFAWSAPPEPQTVSPRKAERHSIPCPSGRVAASRTSSLAPLPSPARQSGLAGAMMERHRKGPPSPFHIPRWECVARATSVQRLEAEDPGTRTRCGEGRAASDSPRRQARVCESPLASPEEELPVPLRYVSEPVSCDDSFDSRSLEGPEVLVLSPHVGCIGELFQNASARTTQTFLYNPESDAIIWPRAGLPPPPPARSLPQSSSVPLETNACGRGVSGSSSPTPSSPSLTSSSASSAAASFVSMREPADQLAAQESDFRANDFQEGAGVLEGATAGVERAIDAGCASCSPLRLLVRQLRDQTGSRLWELMEESRVDYSSPSERKRGPVADGPFGRRSEAPSSSSLPRSLAPHTSHAASLSSLPAESTLPRSARKSPSSSSSSAASAERAPRRSAPPVPRSPSVSFSLPEAKETVSGVDAGAAVPGELATRAARPNFPMGLLVCVQPLHADCQGQEELIDEVADRIEQLLLSVLYVEWLKRERTKKALQLELHRSVFQEALNPIKTVERFLSLIHTTLGVEQAAFFIVDAQNNSFVCLGGALKARGLTLPYSHPLLGEATRQGGRIAICNDVPPCMNGEYDDLARIRTQSAMVVPLLNAQGFVKGVLLLMNRSACALAHSGGPSCLSASSGLASRCFTPPSTAPPPRPPLRHAASSPLSLCRHQNSGVSCSSSPALSASPFFLRSVPRAPSFQLCGALSETVSFQVPRGSSPRAKPNLRGRLGSSDEPTGGREERGRTRGDRRSERDRSGACLCALCSPAARQQLSYGDQLLQTLTVPNELKVFRKFTREDEVFLRCIQCEIQNALGGALTNVCVAGMTLLKPMVTMVSYVVAEPDSSVIFRSQTGADHVLAEIKTIVEEDKRQLLRRLRRCQSLAPSMDELGSRSLPSWSSLTDLKRNEAAEKSRKPGDGEPPAELGRGRNRERAAIVEDSRLRPVSPPFHGFEAMAQRRGRERENDRRRRERDTGGAKDSEEEKQRRSTVSGPRPDGVGDALGENLLATRLSPMRPLGPFGESPGDGRASARGPSDAGPFSLPSSYSVDTEEESLSSPVSRPNRSEAGDSPPLVSGIRRKREKPGLLTLQSMGDFCRRQGREREEEDDRSVSSSANWWREEGGRSGDLTGRGNSDEMLRVCSVSSAEGKEDGQEEEGEGGGQGDAKTDQDALDGAHDQVPGRKAKSHAEASTHAHAYRRKGLDGSRQIARTFGSSEDRFSPACWKGLKRRKRASSVPSLVFSAALEKCERHMKAIRKDLVLAQFRGWNLDIWRRNSSEMEIFFLLALDDLGLLERREEKKLRHFFAIIRDGYHTDNPYHNFYHAIHVFQVCWMFLSAYGCRNILSPIEQLGILLAALCHDVDHPGVNNAFLRASLHPLSIMYNDKSVLENHHAAFAIRTMMQLGMYGAGSRIFPSGSGAAAPASPDGKSGSSGSRFEGRIVPSFSELRKIVIQAIFSTDMELFRQHHDAMKRRAQMKTNDREELEGEDDRNLLVTCLIHCADICNPVMSEGRNVQWASLVTQEFNAQVDLERRYGLPVSVFMDARTELQRTQSQIGFLSFVVLDQFRALADLIPEVSELVVQGEKNLEMWQRALDTLKAAAEAEKAGERYEDLPSNFSFRLKDLKFVDMRGVKCFGFIQCEEFDGYRPPSLDV; this is encoded by the exons ATGGCAGAGTTGCCGCCACGCAGGCGACGCTCGTCGCTGATTCGCCTAGAAGAAAACTGTGATTCTTTGTCGGGATTCGGTACTCGTCCTTCTCGCACTGCGCCGGTCCATGCGGTTTCTCCCcgcgcctcgcctctgcgcGAGGAGGCGGCAGTCTCCCCCACAAAGAACCGCGACCAAGAAGGCCTTTCCCCTCTTCAAGTCTCTCCTTCAACGAACCGCGTCCTAAATACCCTCTGGGATCCAGCTGGACGGGAGACCGAACCTTTCGGCGATCTCGTTGAAAAGGGAcgaacgagaagggagagggaagagcaaGACCGACgacagagcgaaggcgaaaggagGCCTTACAGCACGGGCCGGAAGACACCGGAGGACGGGGGAGACGGGTGCTAtaccgcgcatgcaggctaCTCGCCGGGAAGTCTGTTTGCTTCTCCTGGCCTTCCTTTTTACAACgagcgagaacaagagacacgaagaagagcctCTAGACGCATCGGGGCAGCTGGCGTCGACGCGCAGTTCTACGGATCCATTGGACAGCAACTCAGAGCTCTCCAGGTCGCGTGCGATCGGCAGAAGGCTGAGGCACTCCGAGCTCCTGTTGAAG TTGCTTGCAGCGCCGAGGCGTCGATGATTTCTTTCGGGCGTTCCGTCGCTGGGACGTTATCGGCTGCGTTGGGATGTCCTCTTGTTTTCGTCTGCGCGTATGataaagaaacagacgagctGTACTGTTGCTTCacatctcttcctcttggaCTTCTCTGTCCACCCTCGTCGCCTGACTGCGCTCGTAGCCGGTCGCCGGCTTCGGGGGGCGCACTGGCCCTGGGCGTGGActcagaggagacagctccGGCAGGCGCAGCGCGGCGTGATGTGGAGACACTGGTGTCGCGAGAGTCTTCTCTTCAGACGTCttcccgcgtctcctcgcccctGCGTTTGCCGCCTTCGCACTTGGCTCGCGTCCcctcggagacagctgctgaGTGCATCAGTTCTCACGATCATGACTCTTCAGTCGGCGTCTTTGCAGGCGCATATCCTCAACTGTCTCCTGCCTTGGTATCTGTACCTCCTGGCCCGTCTGCTtacctctcctctctgcctgctcAGCTCCGCCTCGCGTCGGCTAGGCAGATGGGACTTGTCTCGTCCACGAGGCGCGACAGCATGCATGTAGGCGCGTCGCGTCTCGctgctgcgcatgcgcctgcagagaccgagaggaTGCAGGAGCTGCTTGAGGCTCCAACatgggaagcgaagagagagaacgcggaaggggaggagaagagaacagatcCCGAGGCCgtggagacggaagaagtGACGAACactggagacgaggaggcgaacaGAGGGCATGAGAAGACGCGGGGGGTGTTGAATAGAGTAAAGGACAAATGGAAAGCGCAGAAGGAAACCAAGAAAGAAGGCGCATCGGGGAGACCAGACAACCGCCAACTCCACGCGATGGAGGGCGGGACCACGAAGGCCGCTCTCTCCTGCGTTTGGCcagcaagaaaagagaagcagcgaagcgcAAGCGAACTTCAGCAAAGAGGAAGCATGAGCAGTGTAGATCTCGAGGATGCGGAAGCAGACGGAGGGACTTATGAGGGTCGTCAGCACACCGAGACaggagcggaagaagagggcagTGTTCTCTGCGGCCGTCTAGACAGTGCAGAAGAGGTCCTTG TTCACCAGCTTCATCAGTTTCTTCGCTGGCGCTTCGTCGACGACCGGCGGGCGTCCAACACCGCGTCATTCGCTTGGTCTGCGCCTCCGGAGCCTCAGACGGTGTCTCCGCGGAAGGCTGAGAGACATTCGATCCCGTGTCCGAGCGGCCGCGTCGCCGCTTCCCGCACCAGCTCTTTGGCTCCGCTGCCTTCGCCGGCCCGTCAGTCTGGCCTGGCGGGGGCGATGATGGAGCGTCATCGAAAAGGTCCGCCTTCGCCCTTTCACATCCCGCGCTGGGAGTGCGTTGCTCGCGCGACCTCGGTGCAGAGGCTTGAGGCCGAGGACCCAGGGACTCGGACCAGAtgcggagaaggacgagcagCCTCAGACTCCCCGAGGAGACAAGCGCGAGTTTGTGAGTCGCCACTCGCCTCGCCGGAGGAGGAGCTGCCGGTGCCTCTTCGGTACGTCAGCGAACCGGTTTCCTGCGATGACTCATTCGACTCGAGGTCCTTGGAGGGACCGGAAGTACTCGTCCTCTCCCCCCATGTGGGATGCATTGGCGAACTCTTTCAAAATGCCAGCGCCAGAACAACG CAAACCTTTCTGTACAACCCTGAGTCGGACGCCATCATTTGGCCGCGTGCAGGTTTGCCTCCACCTCCTCCTGCGCGTTCTTTGCCACAGTCTTCCTCTGTACCCTTGGAGACCAATGCATGCGGGCGTGGAGTCTccggctcttcttcccccactccgtcctctccctctttgacttcgtcttccgcttcttctgccgcgGCTTCCTTCGTTTCGATGCGTGAGCCGGCAGATCAGCTGGCAGCGCAGGAGTCTGATTTCCGCGCGAACGATTTCCAGGAAGGAGCTGGCGTTCTTGAAGGGGCGACCGCGGGCGTTGAGAGGGCCATAGACGCCGGCTGTGCCTCGTGCTCTCCACTTCGGCTGCTTGTGCGGCAGTTGAGAGATCAAACAGGCAGCAGGCTCTGGGAGCTAATGGAGGAGTCTCGCGTTGATTACTCTTCTCCGTCAGAACGGAAACGCGGACCTGTGGCCGACGGACCCTTCGGTCGCAGGAGCGAGGCGCCGTCGAGTTCTTCGCTCCCGCGGAGTCTCGCACCCCACACGTCTCATgccgcctctctttcctcgctgccCGCGGAATCGACGCTCCCTCGCTCGGCGCGGAagtctccttcgtcgtcctcgtcttctgcagcCAGTGCCGAACGGGCTCCTCGCCGTAGCGCGCCGCCTGTCCCGCGCTCCCcaagtgtctctttttccctgccagaggcgaaggagacagtctccgGAGTCGACGCGGGCGCGGCGGTGCCTGGCGAGCTCGCGACGCGTGCAGCGAGACCGAATTTCCCCATGGgcctcctcgtctgcgtccAGCCTCTCCACGCCGACTGCCAAGGCCAAGAGGAGCTGATCGACGAAGTTGCCGACCGGATCGAGCAACTGCTGCTCAGTGTGCTCTACGTCGAGTGGCTGAAGCgcgaaagaacaaagaaggCCCTGCAACTCGAACTTCACCGATCCGTCTTCCAG GAGGCGCTGAATCCTATCAAGACAGTCGAAAGGTTTTTGTCTCTTATTCACACAACCCTCGGCGTGGAACAGGCTGCGTTCTTCATCGTCGACGCCCAGAACAATTCTTTCGTTTGTCTCGGCGGAGCTCTGAA AGCGCGCGGACTGACTCTCCCGTACTCTCACCCGCTTCTGGGGGAGGCAACTCGCCAGGGAGGAAGAATTGCCATCTGCAACGACGTTCCTCCGTGTATGAACGGAGAGTACGACGACCTCGCCCGTATTCGAACGCA GTCGGCAATGGTCGTTCCCCTGCTGAATGCCCAGGGATTCGTCAAAGGCGTTCTTTTGTTGATGAATCGATCTGCATGTGCTCTGGCTCACTCCGGAGGgccgtcttgtctctcggcttcttcgggGCTCGCTTCGCGGTGCTTCACTCCGCCGTCCACCGCGCCTCCACCGCGACCTCCTCTCAGACACGCggcctcgtcgcctctctctctctgtcgccatCAGAACTCTGGAGTTTCgtgctcctcttcgcctgccCTTTCCGCGTCGCCGTTCTTTCTCCGATCTGTCCCCCGCGCGCCATCTTTCCAACTTTGCGGAGCTCTCTCAGAGACTGTCTCTTTCCAAGTGCCGCGCGGCTCTTCTCCGAGGGCGAAGCCGAACCTTCGAGGCCGCTTGGGCTCCAGTGACGAGCCGACCGGAGGCCGCGAAGAACGCGGTCGCacccgcggagacagaaggtcCGAACGAGACCGAAGCGGCGCATGCCTCTGTGCTCTCTGCAGTCCGGCAGCGAGACAGCAGCTGTCTTACGGAGACCAGCTCCTGCAAACTCTGACGGTTCCGAATGAACTCAAGGTTTTCAGAAAATTCACGAG agaagacgaagtcTTTCTGCGGTGCATCCAGTGCGAAATTCAAAACGCCCTAGGGGGCGCTCTGACAAACGTCTGTGTGGCGGGGATGACTTTGCTGAAGCCGATGGTCACGATGGTCTCGTACGTCGTCGCCGAGCCGGACAGCAGCGTCATCTTTCGGTCGCAGACAGGTGCCGACCATGTTCTGGCGGAGATCAAG ACGATCGTCGAGGAAGACAAGCGGcagcttctccgtcgtcttcgtcgctgtcaGTCTCTGGCGCCCAGCATGGACGAGCTCGGCAGTCggtcgcttccttcctggTCGTCTTTGACGGACttgaagaggaacgaagcaGCGGAAAAAAGCCGGAAACCTGGGGACGGCGAGCCGCCAGCGGAGCTCGGGAGGGGCAGAAATCGAGAGCGCGCCGCGATTGTCGAGGACTCCAGACTGAggccggtgtctcctccgttccACGGTTTTGAGGCGATGGCGCAGCGCAGAGGCCGCGAAAGGGAGAACGACaggaggagacgggagagagacaccggggGAGCGAAAGactcggaagaagagaaacagagacgctcTACGGTCTCAGGTCCTCGCCCCGATGGCGTCGGCGACGCGTTGGGGGAAAATTTGCTAG caACGCGTCTGTCGCCTATGAGGCCTCTTGGTCCTTTCGGAGAGTCTCCGGGGGACGGCCGGGCGTCGGCGCGAGGGCCTAGCGACGCAGGTCCGTTTTCGTTGCCTTCTTCGTACTCGGtggacacagaagaagagtcgcTGTCTTCGCCGGTGTCTCGGCCGAATCGCTCTGAAGCCGGTGACAGCCCCCCCTTGGTTTCGGGGATTCGtcggaagcgcgagaagccTGGCCTACTGACTCTGCAGAGCATGGGCGACTTCTGTCGGAGACAGGGccgcgagcgcgaggaagaagacgaccgAAGTGTCTCTTCGAGCGCCAACTGgtggcgagaagaaggggggCGAAGCGGGGACTTGACCGGGCGCGGCAACAGCGACGAGATGCTCCGAGTTTGTTCGGTCTCCTCCGCtgaagggaaagaagacggccaggaagaagagggtgaAGGCGGGGGacaaggagacgcgaaaacaGACCAAGACGCCCTCGACGGGGCTCACGACCAGGTGCCGGGCCGCAAGGCGAAAAGCCACGCTGAGGCAtcaacgcatgcgcatgcatacagaagaaaaggcctCGACGGCAGCCGCCAAATCGCGCGAACGTTCGGCTCCTCTGAAGACCGTTTTTCCCCTGCATGTTGGAAGGGATTAAAGAGGCGAAAACGTGCCTCTTCCGTCCCCagtcttgtcttctccgccgcccTCGAAAAATGCGAAAGACACATGAAAGCCATCCGGAAAGAC CTCGTCTTGGCGCAGTTTCGGGGCTGGAATCTGGACATTTGGCGGCGCAACAGCAGCGAAATGGAAATTTTCTTTTTGCTCGCTCTCGACGATCTGGGACTGCtggagcggagagaggagaagaaactgcgGCATTTCTTTGCCATCATTCGCGACGGGTATCACACAGATAATCCGTACCACAACTTCTACCACGCTATCCATGTGTTCCAG GTCTGCTGGatgtttctctccgcctACGGATGCCGCAATATCCTCAGCCCCATTGAGCAACTTGGGATCCTTCTTGCAG CTTTGTGTCACGACGTAGATCACCCGGGGGTGAACAATGCCTTCCTTCGAGCGAGTCTCCACCCTCTGTCGATCATGTACAACGACAAGTCTGTTTTGGAGAACCACCACGCGGCGTTCGCCATCCGAAC aaTGATGCAGTTGGGCATGTACGGCGCAGGGTCGCGAATCTTTCCGTCGGGCAGTGGCGCTGCGGCGCCCGCGTCTCCAGACGGGAAATCGGGCTCTTCTGGTTCTCGATTCGAAGGACGCATAGTGCCCTCATTTTCAGAACTGCGAAAGATCGTGATTCAAGCGATCTTCTCCACAGACATGGAACTGTTCAGACAGCACCACGACGCTATGAAGCGTCGCGCGCAGATGAAGACGA ACGACCGCGAAGAactggaaggagaagacgaccgGAACTTGTTGGTCACGTGTCTGATCCACTGCGCGGATATCTGCAACCCTGTCAtgagcgaaggaagaaacgttCAGTGGGCCTCCCTGGTTACTCAAGAATTCAATGCACAAGTCGACCTCGAAAGACGATACGGACTCCCCGTGTCTGTCTTCATGGATGCCCGCACAGAGCTGCAAAG GACGCAGTCCCAGATCGGCTTTCTATCGTTTGTCGTCCTCGACCAATTTCGCGCCCTCGCCGACCTCATCCCAGAAGTCTCCGAATTGGTCGTTCAAGGCGAAAAAAATCTGGAGATGTGGCAGAGAGCGCTCGATACTCTTAAGGCAGCGGCGGAGGCCGAAAA AGCCGGAGAACGGTATGAAGATCTTCCGAGCAATTTTTCGTTCCGACTTAAGGACCTGAAATTCGTGGATATGCGGGGAGTGAAATGCTTTGGCTTCATTCAATG